One window from the genome of Brachyspira hampsonii encodes:
- the atpH gene encoding ATP synthase F1 subunit delta, protein MDSIAESILSDLKKEVLKEITKEKANRFSRIVKNESSAKNYAKAMFDIASDIGKIETIKSDLNIVYSSLLADNDIYDFFKSNFIDVHLRMSILKKIYADNISEETFNLIAILIERDMINILFAIIVEYENLCNEYYNIIIVKITTASNITDTEDMNKLKEHIKGIILNKDIHFTFDIDENIIGGVVIEIEDIVYDYSIRRLLTELKSSISEIN, encoded by the coding sequence ATGGATTCTATTGCTGAAAGTATTTTAAGTGATCTCAAAAAAGAAGTGCTTAAAGAGATTACGAAGGAAAAGGCAAATAGATTTAGCCGTATTGTAAAAAATGAATCTAGTGCTAAAAATTATGCTAAGGCTATGTTTGATATTGCTTCAGATATAGGTAAAATAGAAACTATTAAAAGTGATTTGAATATTGTTTATTCTTCTTTACTTGCAGATAATGATATATATGATTTCTTTAAATCTAATTTTATAGATGTACATTTAAGAATGAGTATATTAAAAAAAATATATGCTGATAATATTTCAGAAGAAACATTTAATCTTATTGCTATCTTAATAGAAAGAGATATGATTAATATTTTATTTGCTATAATAGTGGAATATGAAAATTTATGCAATGAATACTATAATATAATCATAGTTAAAATTACAACTGCATCAAATATCACTGATACAGAAGATATGAATAAACTTAAAGAGCATATTAAAGGCATAATTTTGAATAAAGACATACATTTTACTTTTGATATAGATGAAAATATAATAGGCGGTGTTGTAATAGAGATAGAAGATATTGTGTATGATTATAGTATTAGAAGGCTGCTTACCGAATTAAAATCTTCTATTTCTGAAATTAATTGA
- the atpF gene encoding F0F1 ATP synthase subunit B: MALLKIDPGIIIWTWITFLLVLAILGASTWKIILKGLNARADKIQEDLEEAEKTRENAKKSLAAYREQIDNAKTEASSIIENARVEANRIRDKIINNAREEAEVNKNKIMSEIDRSKEEAMNSVKKQALDIAVVMAETILKRNINKEDNQALINEFISNVNKENGEK; the protein is encoded by the coding sequence ATGGCACTTTTAAAAATAGATCCCGGTATTATCATCTGGACTTGGATCACATTTTTACTAGTTCTTGCTATATTAGGTGCTTCTACTTGGAAAATAATATTGAAGGGATTAAATGCCCGTGCTGATAAAATCCAAGAGGATTTGGAAGAAGCTGAAAAAACCAGAGAAAATGCTAAAAAATCTTTGGCAGCATATAGAGAACAAATTGATAATGCTAAAACTGAGGCTAGTTCTATTATAGAAAATGCCAGAGTTGAAGCAAATAGGATTAGAGATAAAATTATTAATAATGCCAGAGAGGAGGCTGAAGTTAATAAAAATAAAATTATGTCTGAAATAGACAGATCTAAAGAAGAAGCTATGAATAGTGTGAAAAAACAGGCACTTGATATTGCTGTTGTTATGGCAGAAACTATTCTTAAAAGAAATATTAATAAAGAAGATAATCAGGCTTTGATTAATGAATTTATTAGTAATGTAAATAAAGAAAATGGTGAAAAATAA
- a CDS encoding DNA cytosine methyltransferase — translation MINIENKLLENKTFIDLFAGIGGFRIALESLGAKCVYSNEWDKFAKESYYKNFGDIPDDDITKIDEKLIPAHDILCAGFPCQAFSISGKQKGFEDKRGNLFFDIARILKYQKTKVVFMENVKNLVRHDNGRTLNTIIKIMNELEYDFYYKVLNASDYGIPQKRERIYIVCFRKDLNIKKFDFPKPIELIKHLEDFLLEENQIPNETYINRNDIIMNYIKDDKYSNKSIRLGIVNKGGQGERIYSSKGVAITLSADGGGVFSKTGGYLINGKCRKLMPRECARIMGYPDSFEIIGNKNQAYKQFGNSVVIDVLQYIAIKIAEHIS, via the coding sequence ATGATAAATATAGAAAATAAACTTTTAGAAAATAAAACATTTATAGATTTATTTGCTGGAATAGGCGGATTTAGAATAGCTTTAGAATCTCTTGGTGCAAAATGTGTTTATTCTAATGAATGGGATAAATTTGCTAAAGAATCATACTATAAAAATTTCGGAGATATTCCAGATGATGATATTACTAAAATAGATGAAAAATTAATACCTGCTCATGATATATTATGTGCGGGATTCCCATGTCAGGCTTTTTCTATAAGCGGAAAACAAAAAGGTTTTGAAGATAAAAGAGGAAATTTATTTTTTGATATAGCTAGAATCTTAAAATATCAAAAGACTAAAGTTGTATTTATGGAAAATGTTAAAAATTTAGTAAGACATGATAATGGAAGAACATTAAATACAATAATAAAAATTATGAATGAACTTGAATATGATTTCTATTATAAAGTCCTTAATGCTTCAGATTACGGAATACCTCAAAAAAGGGAAAGAATTTATATAGTATGTTTCAGAAAAGATTTAAACATAAAAAAATTTGATTTTCCTAAGCCTATAGAATTAATAAAACATTTAGAAGATTTTTTATTAGAAGAAAATCAAATACCTAATGAAACTTATATTAATAGGAATGATATTATTATGAATTATATAAAAGATGATAAATACAGCAATAAATCTATTCGTTTAGGTATAGTAAATAAAGGCGGACAAGGAGAAAGAATATACAGCTCAAAAGGAGTAGCAATTACATTATCTGCTGATGGAGGAGGAGTATTCTCAAAAACAGGGGGATATTTAATTAATGGAAAATGCAGAAAACTTATGCCTAGAGAATGTGCAAGAATAATGGGATATCCTGATTCATTTGAAATAATAGGTAATAAAAATCAAGCATATAAACAATTTGGAAACTCTGTCGTTATAGATGTTCTTCAGTATATAGCTATAAAAATAGCAGAACATATATCATAA
- the atpE gene encoding ATP synthase F0 subunit C, whose amino-acid sequence MELSILGAAIGAGLAAIGVGLGIGFIGSRAVEGIARQPEVSGKIQTAMLIAAALIEGVGLFALVICILALFTK is encoded by the coding sequence ATGGAACTTTCTATATTAGGAGCAGCAATAGGAGCAGGACTTGCTGCTATAGGAGTTGGTTTAGGAATAGGTTTTATAGGTTCTAGAGCAGTAGAAGGTATTGCTAGACAGCCGGAAGTTTCCGGAAAAATACAGACAGCTATGCTTATAGCAGCAGCACTTATAGAAGGTGTTGGACTTTTTGCTTTGGTTATTTGTATCCTTGCATTATTTACAAAATAA
- a CDS encoding TetR/AcrR family transcriptional regulator, with product MPKVNQEYFENKRKIILEAAMRVFLRKPAYSVTMKDIVKESQLSQGGVYKYYSNIDDIVISLLNSKKTNINPKNIIEKYNCEPEKVIFGLFEYFKKFFFITASEFGKIMFELQPIFFNDKKRFEKLKKNINQDVNLYFWLTELFLFIDRKIEEKYFMPEVDQNDIYMQIIVTIAGIGTELILTKYYDFDRKLYYYKDNVEQNRSLEINLNNLIDNLCKTVLYLLGSKYSFENLKNWKIDI from the coding sequence ATGCCAAAAGTTAATCAGGAATATTTTGAGAATAAGAGAAAGATAATACTAGAGGCAGCTATGCGAGTTTTTTTAAGAAAACCTGCTTATAGTGTTACGATGAAAGATATCGTTAAGGAATCACAGTTAAGTCAAGGAGGTGTTTACAAGTATTATTCAAATATAGATGATATTGTTATTTCATTGCTTAATAGTAAGAAAACAAATATAAATCCTAAAAACATCATAGAAAAATACAATTGCGAACCTGAAAAAGTTATATTTGGATTATTTGAATATTTTAAAAAATTTTTTTTTATTACAGCAAGCGAATTTGGGAAAATAATGTTTGAACTTCAGCCGATTTTTTTTAATGATAAAAAAAGATTTGAAAAACTTAAAAAAAATATAAATCAGGATGTTAATCTATATTTTTGGCTTACTGAATTATTTTTATTTATAGATAGAAAAATAGAAGAAAAATATTTCATGCCGGAAGTAGATCAGAATGATATATATATGCAAATAATAGTAACTATAGCAGGTATAGGAACTGAATTAATATTAACCAAATATTATGATTTTGATAGAAAATTATATTATTATAAGGATAATGTGGAACAAAATAGAAGTTTAGAGATTAATTTGAATAATTTAATTGATAATTTGTGTAAAACTGTATTATACTTACTTGGAAGTAAATATAGTTTTGAGAACCTTAAAAATTGGAAAATCGACATATAA
- the atpB gene encoding F0F1 ATP synthase subunit A, with protein MFKKLFLLRKVFILTLILSCVFSSNILYSAESINDYIMEEITDNTEHPFYTIPIKFGKYVDFDFKITKHIILVTLAGILSVCSMKYLSHKLKRPFRRPTYLQSILEGLIDYMNKDVIGATLGEEGKKYVPFCLTIFLFVLFSNILGLIPASIKVPTQDGEHAYIAGGLGANIGFTAAIALIVFIVYIFAGIRKKGLIKYWTGLVPKGLPIPLIPIIWVLEFITLFNRAFALAIRLFANITGGHIMMIVIPYLIIMSGTLLVSPFAVLFLGFIYVLEMFVSVLQAYIFSLLSAVYIGIAISDEH; from the coding sequence ATGTTTAAAAAATTATTTTTGCTTAGGAAAGTTTTTATATTAACTTTAATATTAAGCTGTGTATTTTCTTCTAATATCCTCTATAGTGCTGAAAGCATCAATGATTATATAATGGAAGAGATAACCGATAACACAGAACATCCATTTTATACAATACCAATAAAATTTGGAAAATATGTTGATTTTGATTTTAAGATAACAAAACATATAATATTGGTAACTTTAGCGGGTATTTTATCCGTATGCAGTATGAAATATCTATCTCATAAGTTAAAAAGACCTTTTAGGAGACCCACATATTTACAAAGTATATTAGAAGGGCTTATTGATTATATGAATAAGGATGTTATAGGTGCCACTTTAGGCGAAGAAGGTAAGAAATATGTGCCTTTTTGTCTTACAATATTTTTATTTGTATTATTTTCTAATATATTAGGACTTATTCCGGCATCTATAAAAGTTCCTACACAAGATGGGGAGCATGCTTATATTGCCGGAGGACTTGGTGCTAATATAGGATTTACAGCTGCTATAGCATTGATTGTATTTATAGTGTATATTTTTGCTGGTATAAGGAAGAAAGGTTTAATAAAATATTGGACTGGTTTGGTACCTAAAGGACTTCCTATACCGCTTATACCTATAATATGGGTATTGGAATTTATTACATTATTTAATAGAGCTTTTGCACTTGCTATTCGTTTATTTGCAAATATCACAGGCGGCCACATAATGATGATAGTTATACCATATTTGATTATTATGTCTGGGACTTTATTAGTTTCGCCTTTTGCGGTATTGTTTTTAGGCTTTATATATGTACTTGAAATGTTTGTATCTGTTTTACAAGCTTATATATTCTCATTATTATCAGCAGTTTATATAGGAATTGCTATTAGTGATGAGCATTAA
- a CDS encoding STAS domain-containing protein yields MEVNVKELENNTVILKLDGDIDVYSSSDLKDFIFSQIELGAKKIIIDMEDVYYIDSSGIGVFISALGRFKKINGKICFIKITDPVKKVFELTKINSFFPVFATETEALANF; encoded by the coding sequence ATGGAAGTAAATGTTAAAGAATTAGAAAATAACACTGTAATATTAAAATTAGATGGAGACATTGATGTTTATAGTTCATCTGATTTGAAAGACTTTATTTTTTCACAAATAGAGCTTGGGGCTAAAAAGATAATAATAGATATGGAAGATGTTTATTATATAGACAGCAGCGGAATAGGGGTATTTATTTCTGCACTTGGAAGATTTAAGAAGATAAATGGTAAAATATGTTTTATAAAGATTACAGATCCTGTTAAAAAGGTGTTTGAACTTACTAAAATTAATAGTTTTTTTCCTGTATTTGCTACAGAAACTGAAGCTTTGGCTAATTTTTAA
- the atpH gene encoding ATP synthase F1 subunit delta, which yields MKESDKLQILKPTANAIFDIARELGMIKEIYNELSECSKLFQDIDIKKYFFDRSISEKNKKELIDKRLKPILSKETYAFVSILTEHNSIDVLPDIVALYKEIADDYNNIVRVRIITAGTIDDNTIKDIIQTVKCFSNNEISYETVIDENIIGGIIVYIGSVVYDYSIKNQIDLLHNKFTYGN from the coding sequence ATGAAAGAAAGTGATAAATTGCAAATATTAAAACCTACAGCTAATGCTATATTTGATATAGCCAGAGAGCTTGGAATGATAAAAGAGATATATAATGAACTTTCTGAATGTTCAAAATTATTTCAGGATATTGACATTAAAAAATATTTTTTTGACAGATCAATTTCTGAAAAGAATAAAAAAGAATTAATAGATAAGAGATTAAAACCAATACTTTCTAAAGAAACTTATGCTTTTGTATCTATATTAACGGAACATAATAGTATAGATGTACTGCCTGATATTGTTGCTTTATATAAAGAGATAGCAGATGATTATAACAATATAGTGAGAGTTCGTATTATTACAGCAGGCACTATTGATGATAATACGATAAAAGATATTATTCAAACGGTTAAATGTTTTTCTAATAATGAAATATCTTATGAAACAGTGATTGATGAAAATATTATAGGCGGAATAATAGTATATATTGGCTCTGTAGTTTATGATTATAGTATAAAAAATCAAATAGATTTATTACATAATAAATTTACTTATGGTAATTAA
- a CDS encoding TolC family protein, translating into MKIKIEFIIFLLMFFTVNILYCQTNTLTYAAYMETIRDQIPELKINAVTETNAEMNLLSAQSSGDVNLSAQLGAVGKYGSLSSGSSSNSTSVGPSVEAAGIRAGIGIGSLIPYSGTTWSVNLTHNSFIGGKLYAPNSSQSVDFNNYMPSLTIQVTQPLLRNFFGTLDRYPIKDAEYALAIAKLQRKLDDASVIVSYQKIYYQWIMYEKLLAYYRSMYITARRFENQMRDRYNNGLIDNDDYQNARTQTMLYSDYYAQNQVYLESLLATVSFFMPVTNIKPDHTTWDAYLDLGSNMQMEAVPFADSVNGQIAYQSKIRAEYTLEAMKNGTLPNLDIVGNVSLNGISPNSSGYFQSFGSMTNVDFFAGVQFSYPIGNRANKAQYQMAENSLYGIIAQYDQLEKDFNTQLQTYISRFNAYKNLIASKQMQIRAINSRIATQLQKLDQGRLEIDDLLTSRLDLVATQTELLNLQYEFITTIFDYRALLAIDYE; encoded by the coding sequence ATGAAGATTAAAATAGAGTTTATAATATTTTTATTAATGTTTTTTACAGTTAATATTTTATATTGTCAGACTAATACTTTAACTTATGCGGCTTATATGGAAACTATAAGAGATCAAATTCCTGAATTAAAAATAAATGCTGTTACAGAAACTAATGCTGAGATGAATTTACTTAGTGCTCAAAGTTCCGGAGATGTTAATTTATCCGCTCAGCTTGGGGCAGTAGGTAAATATGGAAGTTTATCAAGCGGAAGCAGCTCTAATTCAACATCAGTAGGTCCCTCAGTGGAAGCAGCAGGTATACGGGCTGGTATAGGAATAGGCTCTTTAATACCATACAGCGGAACAACTTGGTCTGTTAATCTGACACATAATTCATTTATAGGCGGTAAATTGTATGCACCGAATAGCTCTCAGTCAGTTGATTTTAATAATTATATGCCTTCTCTTACAATACAAGTTACTCAGCCGCTTTTAAGAAATTTTTTTGGTACTTTAGATAGGTATCCAATAAAAGATGCCGAATATGCTCTTGCTATAGCTAAACTTCAAAGAAAATTAGATGATGCAAGTGTTATAGTTTCATATCAGAAAATTTATTATCAATGGATAATGTATGAAAAACTTCTTGCATACTACAGAAGCATGTACATCACTGCAAGAAGATTTGAAAATCAGATGAGAGACAGATATAATAACGGACTTATAGATAATGATGATTATCAAAATGCAAGAACTCAGACTATGCTATACAGCGATTATTATGCTCAGAATCAGGTTTATTTAGAAAGTCTTTTAGCAACAGTGAGTTTCTTTATGCCTGTAACTAATATAAAACCAGATCATACCACTTGGGACGCTTATTTAGATTTAGGAAGCAATATGCAGATGGAGGCAGTTCCTTTTGCTGACAGTGTAAACGGACAAATTGCATATCAATCAAAAATAAGAGCAGAATATACTCTTGAAGCTATGAAAAATGGAACTTTGCCTAATTTAGATATTGTAGGAAATGTTAGTTTGAATGGTATTAGTCCGAACAGTTCCGGTTATTTTCAGTCTTTTGGAAGTATGACAAATGTGGACTTTTTTGCAGGAGTTCAGTTCTCATATCCTATAGGAAACAGAGCAAATAAAGCTCAGTATCAAATGGCTGAAAATTCTCTATACGGAATCATAGCTCAGTATGATCAATTAGAAAAAGATTTTAATACTCAATTACAAACATATATTTCAAGATTTAATGCTTATAAGAACTTAATAGCAAGCAAGCAAATGCAGATAAGGGCTATTAATTCAAGAATAGCAACTCAGCTTCAAAAATTAGATCAAGGGCGTTTGGAAATTGATGATTTACTTACATCAAGATTGGATTTAGTTGCTACGCAGACAGAGCTTTTAAATCTTCAGTATGAGTTTATAACAACTATATTTGATTATAGAGCTCTACTTGCAATTGATTATGAATAA
- a CDS encoding efflux RND transporter permease subunit, which translates to MEKIIVFFAKKTMLVNIIVMAILFVGGYYYFNLRKESIPSTDLDMMLIAVTYPGATPLDVEQNAVIPIEEELQGISGIDEYETTIIENVAIILVTLDETLPDRQPVKDEIFRQMQNVPDLSTDVEEVTTYDLNPNKMAIYTLAVHFKEGMEGDERELFDVSQMLENELVRLEGVGEVRVEGRTDPEIKVYIDPIKMTENYIALSDVVNALSIRNVRATGGDMESGGKEQTVVTYGEFQDPMEASNVIIRSTFNGQRVRVSDIGHVESGFEDKTTLMRVNRASGYSLSIVKNENADILKTIETVNQYLKDNADLIPDNIQVSVMGDNSRTIKSLLNIVTSNLIQGFIIIFITLIIFLDFKSAMFTSLGMVITMFSCFIYMQVTGITFNTMSLAAIITVLGMIVDNSIVVSENIFNFKQAGYKGLEATRLAVSDVVMPMVASTLTTVAAFFPMLTISGMMGKILNLFPRIVIFTLVVSMLQATLLLPNQLQDKEDKYKSYKPKKKSKFKNPLDFDKDALFDKMKIPFGIILEKLIHVRYIVIGAFVALLIASIFLAQSSFKNFVLIYDTSADTIVINIEMPTGTTKEATTKEIAKIEDVVASVVKPEELIALYSLVGKQVDQEVVSEEKGSLAGIMVYLVPAAERSRTADELVALINQKIDKTDIRQTVPIFSMNTKGSIDPGDPVDIKIVGNNTELAKKAKDEIKEFLATVPGVINIDDDDKVGKEELRVMFDYDKIAELGVNVASVANEVRTAYYGTEATYIQELENKLNFRVVFDDPYTYDVQYLTNLLIPNTSGRLIYLHNLADVEIADGLATLKHYNGQRTITITAGIEYGKNTSQQVMAAVSERFKDFSRQYRGLKLEFGGEAKETMKAIKQLIFSFAMAFIFVYIVLLLQLNRFIQPIMIMIIIPFGLIGVLLGFAIHRMPLSFMGVVGIIGLAGVVVNNGIILVDLINKIIDEGVEGGKKGVAKAIVDGAKQRLRPVFLTTVTTVVGLLPTVYGIGGRADIIIPIVMALAYGLLFASLLTLIFLPCMFMIMFDLKLIKIPPTKNPSEEITTTITTTAN; encoded by the coding sequence ATGGAAAAAATTATAGTATTTTTTGCAAAAAAAACTATGCTTGTAAATATAATAGTAATGGCAATATTATTTGTAGGAGGATATTACTATTTTAATTTAAGAAAAGAATCTATTCCATCAACTGATTTGGATATGATGCTTATAGCGGTAACATACCCCGGAGCTACTCCTCTTGATGTAGAGCAGAATGCTGTTATACCTATAGAAGAAGAATTGCAGGGCATATCTGGTATAGATGAATATGAAACTACAATCATTGAAAATGTTGCAATAATATTAGTAACATTAGATGAAACCCTTCCAGACAGACAGCCTGTTAAAGACGAAATATTCAGACAAATGCAGAATGTACCTGATTTATCAACAGATGTTGAAGAGGTTACAACTTATGACTTAAACCCTAATAAAATGGCTATATATACATTGGCTGTTCACTTTAAAGAAGGTATGGAAGGCGATGAAAGAGAATTATTTGATGTAAGCCAAATGCTTGAAAATGAACTAGTAAGACTTGAAGGTGTAGGCGAAGTTAGAGTAGAAGGAAGAACTGATCCTGAAATTAAAGTTTATATAGACCCTATAAAAATGACAGAAAATTATATAGCATTAAGCGATGTTGTAAATGCTCTCAGCATAAGAAATGTAAGAGCTACAGGAGGAGATATGGAATCCGGCGGAAAAGAACAAACTGTTGTAACTTACGGTGAGTTTCAGGACCCTATGGAAGCAAGCAATGTTATAATACGATCCACTTTCAATGGTCAAAGAGTAAGAGTAAGCGATATAGGGCATGTGGAATCTGGTTTTGAAGATAAGACTACTCTTATGAGAGTTAATAGAGCTTCAGGATATTCTCTTTCTATTGTAAAAAATGAAAATGCTGACATTCTTAAAACTATTGAAACAGTAAACCAATATCTAAAAGATAATGCTGACTTAATACCGGATAATATTCAGGTATCTGTTATGGGGGATAACTCAAGAACTATAAAATCTCTTTTAAATATTGTAACTTCAAACCTTATTCAAGGTTTTATAATCATATTTATAACTTTGATTATATTCCTAGATTTCAAAAGTGCTATGTTTACAAGCTTAGGTATGGTTATTACTATGTTCTCATGCTTTATTTACATGCAGGTAACAGGAATAACATTTAATACTATGTCATTAGCTGCTATTATTACCGTACTTGGTATGATAGTAGACAACTCAATAGTAGTATCTGAAAATATATTCAACTTCAAACAGGCTGGATATAAGGGACTTGAAGCAACAAGACTTGCTGTAAGCGATGTTGTTATGCCTATGGTGGCTTCCACTCTTACAACAGTTGCTGCATTTTTCCCTATGCTTACAATAAGCGGTATGATGGGTAAAATATTAAACCTCTTCCCTAGAATAGTTATATTTACTCTTGTTGTTAGTATGCTTCAGGCTACTTTGCTTTTGCCTAACCAATTACAAGATAAAGAAGATAAATATAAATCTTATAAACCTAAAAAGAAAAGCAAATTCAAAAACCCTCTTGATTTTGACAAAGATGCTTTATTCGATAAAATGAAAATACCTTTTGGTATTATATTAGAAAAATTAATTCATGTCAGATATATTGTAATAGGTGCTTTTGTAGCATTATTAATAGCTTCAATATTCTTGGCACAAAGCAGCTTTAAAAACTTCGTACTTATATACGACACAAGTGCTGATACTATAGTTATTAATATAGAAATGCCTACAGGAACTACTAAAGAAGCTACTACAAAAGAGATTGCAAAAATAGAAGATGTTGTTGCAAGTGTGGTAAAACCGGAAGAACTTATTGCTTTATACTCACTTGTAGGAAAGCAGGTTGACCAAGAGGTTGTATCTGAAGAAAAAGGAAGTTTGGCTGGTATTATGGTTTATTTAGTACCTGCCGCTGAAAGAAGCAGAACTGCCGATGAGCTTGTTGCATTAATTAATCAGAAAATAGATAAAACTGATATAAGACAAACTGTTCCTATATTTAGTATGAATACAAAAGGAAGTATTGACCCAGGGGATCCTGTAGACATAAAAATAGTAGGAAACAATACTGAACTTGCCAAAAAAGCTAAAGATGAGATAAAAGAATTTTTAGCTACAGTACCGGGCGTTATCAACATCGATGATGATGATAAAGTTGGTAAAGAAGAATTAAGAGTGATGTTTGATTATGATAAAATAGCAGAACTTGGTGTTAATGTTGCTTCTGTTGCTAATGAAGTAAGAACAGCATATTATGGTACTGAAGCTACATATATACAGGAGCTTGAAAATAAATTAAATTTCAGAGTAGTATTTGATGATCCTTACACTTATGATGTTCAATATTTGACTAATCTTCTAATACCTAACACAAGCGGAAGACTTATTTATCTTCATAACCTAGCAGATGTAGAAATTGCCGACGGACTTGCAACATTAAAACACTATAACGGACAGAGAACAATAACTATAACAGCAGGTATAGAATATGGAAAAAATACTTCTCAGCAGGTTATGGCAGCAGTAAGCGAAAGATTTAAAGATTTCAGCAGACAGTATAGAGGATTAAAACTAGAGTTTGGCGGTGAAGCTAAAGAAACTATGAAAGCCATAAAACAATTAATATTCAGTTTTGCTATGGCATTCATATTCGTATACATTGTATTACTATTACAGTTAAACAGATTCATACAGCCTATTATGATAATGATAATTATTCCTTTTGGTTTAATTGGGGTATTATTAGGTTTTGCCATACACAGAATGCCTTTATCATTTATGGGTGTAGTAGGTATTATTGGTTTAGCGGGTGTTGTAGTAAACAATGGTATTATACTTGTTGACCTCATTAACAAAATCATAGATGAAGGTGTAGAAGGCGGTAAAAAAGGTGTTGCCAAAGCTATTGTTGACGGAGCTAAGCAGCGTCTTCGTCCTGTATTCTTAACTACAGTTACTACAGTTGTTGGGCTTTTACCTACTGTATATGGTATAGGAGGAAGAGCCGATATTATTATTCCTATAGTTATGGCATTAGCTTATGGTCTTTTATTTGCTTCACTTCTTACTCTCATATTCTTACCTTGTATGTTTATGATTATGTTTGACTTGAAATTAATAAAAATTCCTCCTACTAAAAATCCTTCAGAGGAGATTACTACTACTATAACAACAACTGCAAATTAA